One part of the Aurantibacillus circumpalustris genome encodes these proteins:
- a CDS encoding alpha/beta fold hydrolase translates to MENIIILHGALGVAEDLKSLAISLKNYDFNVYTFSFSGHSKTAFNSNFGIEQFSDELNDFIIQNALKRPDIFGYSMGGYVAMYLASKQKDFIGKIITLGTKFNWSNETVEKETKMLNPDTILAKVPAFAKLLEEKHGEHWKTLALKTAGMMKEIGEKAFLNDDNLKALETSILLGLADRDQMVTLDETRNVFTQLPNAAMYMLPQSKHQIESVDTDLLGRLIKDFILVK, encoded by the coding sequence ATGGAAAACATTATTATTCTTCATGGTGCCCTAGGGGTGGCTGAAGATCTTAAGTCTCTTGCTATATCTTTAAAAAACTACGATTTTAATGTGTACACCTTTTCATTTTCGGGACATTCTAAAACGGCGTTTAATTCGAATTTTGGAATCGAACAATTTAGTGATGAGTTAAATGATTTTATTATTCAAAATGCGTTAAAAAGACCCGATATTTTTGGATACAGCATGGGAGGTTATGTGGCTATGTATCTTGCAAGCAAACAAAAAGATTTTATTGGAAAAATTATAACGCTTGGTACAAAGTTTAATTGGAGTAATGAAACCGTCGAAAAAGAAACAAAGATGTTAAATCCAGATACTATTCTTGCAAAAGTACCTGCGTTTGCAAAACTTCTTGAAGAAAAACATGGCGAACACTGGAAAACACTCGCTTTAAAAACTGCTGGAATGATGAAAGAGATTGGTGAAAAGGCTTTTTTAAATGATGATAATTTAAAGGCTCTTGAAACATCCATTTTATTAGGCCTTGCTGATAGAGATCAAATGGTGACGCTTGATGAAACCAGAAATGTTTTTACACAGCTCCCAAATGCGGCTATGTATATGCTTCCGCAAAGCAAACATCAAATTGAATCTGTTGATACCGATTTATTAGGAAGACTAATAAAGGATTTTATTCTAGTAAAATAA
- a CDS encoding rod shape-determining protein MreD, whose amino-acid sequence MQVLVIQNINLTGYVILLPYILAVLILPFETNKLIVLFVSFFLGVCVDYFYDSSGLHAAACTIMGFSRFYVLKYIAPRDGYDMGVRPTIEDMGLEWFLRYAGTLVFIHHFFLFYLEIFRFSEFFSTFFRVVLSSIGTLILIYLIQFLFFSNKRRA is encoded by the coding sequence TTGCAAGTACTCGTAATTCAGAATATAAACTTAACGGGTTATGTTATTCTGTTGCCATATATTTTAGCAGTTTTAATTTTACCATTTGAGACAAATAAACTCATTGTGCTTTTTGTCTCATTTTTTTTAGGAGTATGCGTAGATTATTTTTATGACTCTTCTGGTCTGCACGCTGCGGCCTGCACAATAATGGGGTTTTCACGGTTTTATGTTTTAAAGTACATTGCTCCACGCGATGGATACGATATGGGTGTTAGACCTACAATAGAAGATATGGGACTCGAATGGTTTTTAAGATATGCCGGAACACTTGTTTTTATTCATCATTTCTTTCTTTTTTATTTAGAAATTTTTCGATTTTCTGAATTTTTCTCGACTTTTTTTAGAGTTGTACTGAGCAGTATTGGAACTTTAATTTTAATTTACCTGATACAGTTTTTGTTCTTCAGTAATAAACGGCGTGCATGA
- a CDS encoding transglycosylase domain-containing protein gives MGPIVLIILLITLVGLGVFGTLPNVDELLNPKNNLATIVYSGDMKILGKYYRENRVNVNFQQLDKDLVSALIATEDARFYEHSGVDAKALARTIMLGGGRGGGSTLTQQLAKMMFPRKKLSKPELLIRKVKEWIIATRLEKLYTKEEILSLYLNKFDFLNLAVGIKSAAQIYFNQTQDSLRIEQAAMLIGMAKNPSVFNPIRRPDTTLLRRNVVMSQMVKYGFLTQQKYDSLRTLPLGLSFRPENHNDGLATYFREYVRDNYLDNWCKKHINPETGKPYNIYEDGLKIYTTVDSRMQQYAEEAVYEHMQDLQKLFSKECLNKRNAPFAWNVSQKEIDDIMDASIKRSDRYRELKGDGLSHDEIIKTFHKPSPMRVYSLRGDIDTILTPYDSIRYYKSFLQTGFMAMEPQTGYVKAWVGGINHKHFQYDHVKVSKRQVGSTFKPFVYALAIQEGKSPCYQVPNVKTCITTETGVDWCPNNSDGPNDKNAGKMITLKKALANSINYITVWVMKQYGPHAVVSLVRRLGITADIPEVPSICLGTADISVFEMVAANSTFANKGTYIEPTFIARIEDKNGKVLEEFIPKSDEVFSEEKAYAMIQLMRGVVDGGTGTRLRSRYKLYNQIAGKTGTTQRNADGWFMGITPELVAGAWVGGEDRSIHFNSMVEGQGATMALPIWAKFFNKVYADKNLNVFQGDFPRPKNMDPNLDMDCSKFDGDVQPDNTENDNPFDNL, from the coding sequence ATGGGACCAATTGTTCTAATTATTCTTTTAATCACCTTAGTTGGATTGGGGGTATTTGGCACATTGCCTAATGTGGATGAATTATTAAACCCTAAAAATAATCTTGCTACCATTGTGTATAGCGGCGACATGAAAATACTTGGTAAGTATTACAGAGAAAACCGTGTAAATGTAAATTTTCAGCAATTAGATAAGGATCTTGTTTCTGCGCTAATTGCAACAGAGGACGCGCGTTTTTATGAACATAGCGGTGTAGATGCTAAAGCACTGGCAAGAACCATCATGTTAGGAGGTGGAAGAGGTGGTGGTAGTACACTTACACAGCAACTTGCAAAAATGATGTTTCCTCGAAAAAAATTAAGTAAACCTGAGCTGCTTATTCGTAAGGTAAAGGAGTGGATCATTGCTACGCGGCTAGAAAAATTGTATACCAAAGAAGAGATCTTGTCCCTATATCTGAACAAGTTTGATTTTTTAAATCTTGCTGTAGGGATAAAATCTGCAGCACAAATTTATTTTAATCAAACTCAAGATAGCTTGAGAATTGAACAAGCCGCCATGTTAATTGGAATGGCAAAAAACCCTTCGGTATTTAATCCAATTAGGCGCCCTGATACTACACTGCTCAGACGTAATGTGGTAATGAGCCAAATGGTGAAATATGGTTTTTTAACCCAACAAAAATATGACAGCTTAAGAACGCTACCATTGGGCTTATCCTTCCGTCCTGAAAACCATAACGACGGACTCGCTACTTATTTTAGAGAATATGTGCGCGATAATTATTTAGATAACTGGTGTAAAAAGCACATTAATCCAGAAACCGGGAAACCTTATAATATTTATGAAGACGGGCTTAAAATTTACACTACAGTAGACTCACGTATGCAACAATATGCAGAAGAGGCTGTTTATGAGCACATGCAAGATCTTCAAAAGCTATTTAGTAAGGAATGTCTGAATAAAAGAAATGCGCCATTTGCTTGGAACGTTTCACAAAAAGAGATTGACGACATTATGGATGCTTCCATTAAGCGAAGTGATCGTTACCGTGAATTGAAAGGTGATGGTTTATCGCATGATGAGATTATAAAAACGTTTCACAAGCCTTCGCCAATGCGTGTGTATAGCTTGCGAGGAGATATTGACACCATACTTACGCCATACGATAGTATTAGATATTATAAGAGCTTTCTACAAACCGGTTTTATGGCAATGGAGCCACAGACTGGATATGTTAAGGCATGGGTAGGTGGAATCAATCACAAACACTTTCAATACGATCACGTAAAGGTGAGTAAACGTCAGGTTGGATCAACCTTTAAGCCTTTTGTGTATGCTTTAGCAATTCAGGAAGGTAAGTCGCCGTGTTACCAAGTGCCAAATGTTAAGACTTGTATTACGACAGAAACTGGAGTGGACTGGTGTCCAAATAATTCTGACGGCCCGAATGATAAAAATGCTGGTAAAATGATTACCCTTAAAAAGGCATTGGCAAATTCTATTAATTATATCACTGTTTGGGTAATGAAACAATATGGTCCGCATGCCGTTGTTAGCCTTGTAAGAAGATTGGGCATTACTGCTGATATTCCGGAAGTACCTTCTATTTGCCTTGGAACGGCCGATATTAGTGTGTTTGAAATGGTAGCAGCTAATTCAACATTTGCAAATAAAGGAACGTATATTGAACCAACTTTTATAGCGCGCATTGAAGACAAAAACGGCAAGGTTCTAGAAGAATTTATTCCTAAGAGTGATGAGGTTTTTAGCGAAGAAAAAGCTTACGCTATGATACAATTAATGCGCGGCGTTGTGGATGGAGGAACAGGAACCAGACTAAGATCACGGTATAAACTTTATAATCAAATTGCTGGTAAAACGGGTACCACGCAGAGAAACGCTGACGGCTGGTTTATGGGCATAACGCCTGAGTTAGTTGCCGGCGCATGGGTTGGCGGGGAAGACAGAAGTATTCACTTTAATTCTATGGTAGAAGGACAGGGAGCTACAATGGCTTTACCAATTTGGGCCAAATTTTTTAATAAGGTTTATGCAGATAAAAATCTAAATGTTTTTCAAGGTGATTTTCCGCGCCCTAAAAACATGGATC
- a CDS encoding penicillin-binding transpeptidase domain-containing protein, which translates to MSSNVQLGERKIIIGGFFTLIVIIYICRLFYIQIIDDQYKFAAENNALRNLTEYPVRGYIFDRKGKLLVYNSPSYDLMVIPRETKGCDTIAVCEVLGITKREYLKRMKKASQAPNSPRKQSVFEKQMSPETYATLQEKLYRFKGFFVQKRTVRKYPRPIAAHLLGYVGEISKAGAEKNEYYKEGDYIGITGIEKSYEEPLRGRKGVRKVVTDVHNKIIGRYADGKYDTSAISGKPLYCSIDMDLQEYGEKLMHGKKGAIVAIEPSTGEILCLVSAPSYDPNLLVGGRDRSRNFTKLYYDSLNMPLFNRALTAMYPPGSIFKLIDALIAQNDKLITRSTRFPCTGGYPPMGNKPKCHSHAGVDLVGSVAQSCNSYYSYVFREIVDQRAYPTFIEGYTHWRNMVITFGPGTRLGTDLPFDKPGNVPSVNYYNKVFGKNGWRSNTIVSLGIGQAELTLVPLQMANVVATIANRGFYYTPHCVKGIGNEKLINDRFKLKHFVGVQDSIAYLNVIDGMQMCLDGGTGYHSRVKDLIICGKTGTAQNPHGKDHAVFLAFSPREKPEIAIACIVENAGFGGTWSAPIVTLMIEKYLKGKTSRPEIEKRMMEANLIDTKITTKEKNFN; encoded by the coding sequence ATGAGTTCTAATGTTCAACTAGGCGAAAGAAAGATAATCATAGGAGGTTTTTTTACTCTTATTGTTATTATTTACATCTGCCGTTTATTTTATATTCAAATAATTGATGATCAGTATAAATTCGCTGCAGAAAACAATGCCTTAAGAAATCTTACAGAGTATCCAGTTCGTGGCTACATATTTGACAGAAAAGGAAAACTTTTGGTTTATAATTCACCTTCTTATGATCTAATGGTAATACCTCGCGAAACGAAAGGTTGCGACACTATAGCTGTTTGTGAAGTGTTAGGTATTACAAAAAGGGAGTATTTAAAAAGGATGAAAAAGGCAAGTCAAGCGCCTAATTCTCCTCGTAAACAAAGCGTGTTTGAAAAACAAATGTCACCCGAAACTTATGCCACTTTGCAGGAAAAGTTATATCGGTTTAAAGGTTTTTTTGTACAGAAAAGAACTGTCAGGAAATATCCTAGGCCTATTGCCGCACATCTTTTAGGATATGTGGGTGAAATAAGCAAAGCTGGTGCTGAGAAAAATGAATATTATAAAGAGGGTGATTATATTGGTATTACCGGTATTGAAAAAAGTTATGAGGAGCCACTACGAGGTAGAAAAGGTGTTAGAAAAGTTGTAACAGACGTTCATAATAAAATAATTGGACGTTATGCGGATGGTAAATATGACACATCTGCTATTTCCGGAAAACCCCTGTACTGTTCAATTGATATGGACTTACAGGAATATGGTGAAAAATTGATGCATGGAAAAAAGGGAGCCATTGTTGCCATTGAACCTTCAACTGGTGAAATTTTATGTTTGGTTTCCGCTCCATCTTATGATCCAAATCTTTTGGTTGGAGGTCGCGATCGTTCAAGAAATTTCACAAAGCTGTATTACGATAGCTTGAATATGCCTTTATTTAACAGAGCCTTAACAGCCATGTACCCGCCAGGTTCAATTTTTAAATTAATAGACGCTTTAATTGCTCAAAACGACAAACTTATTACACGTTCAACACGCTTTCCTTGTACCGGTGGTTATCCGCCAATGGGCAATAAACCTAAATGTCATAGTCACGCAGGGGTAGATCTTGTTGGCTCTGTAGCACAATCCTGCAACTCTTATTATAGTTATGTTTTTAGAGAAATTGTTGATCAACGGGCGTATCCTACGTTTATTGAAGGTTATACCCATTGGAGAAACATGGTAATTACTTTTGGTCCGGGCACCAGATTAGGAACCGATTTGCCATTTGATAAACCCGGCAATGTGCCTTCGGTTAATTATTACAACAAAGTATTTGGTAAAAATGGCTGGAGAAGTAATACCATAGTTTCTTTAGGCATTGGTCAGGCTGAACTCACACTAGTACCTTTACAAATGGCTAATGTGGTTGCTACTATTGCCAACAGGGGTTTTTATTACACACCTCATTGTGTTAAAGGTATTGGTAATGAAAAATTAATTAACGATAGATTTAAATTAAAACACTTTGTTGGAGTGCAAGACAGTATTGCTTATTTAAATGTTATTGATGGAATGCAAATGTGTTTGGATGGCGGCACTGGATATCATTCACGTGTAAAAGATTTGATAATTTGTGGAAAAACCGGAACAGCTCAAAATCCTCATGGAAAAGATCACGCTGTATTTTTGGCTTTTTCCCCTCGCGAAAAACCTGAAATAGCAATTGCTTGTATTGTTGAGAATGCTGGATTTGGTGGAACCTGGAGCGCTCCCATCGTTACTTTAATGATTGAAAAATATTTAAAAGGAAAAACTTCAAGGCCAGAAATTGAAAAAAGAATGATGGAGGCTAATTTAATTGATACCAAAATCACCACAAAAGAAAAAAACTTTAATTAG
- the rodA gene encoding rod shape-determining protein RodA codes for MARNENNIFYGVDRLTVVTYVLLVMMGWLNIYAAVFDEDHQSIFDTGEKYGKQLIWIAGAAVIAFSILLIDANFYTAFAYFFYGFLILANILVVFFGREIKGSRSWFGIGGFGVQPAEFMKFAANLALAKFLSNQNIVVNMQFRLRLKDLIKNYKNTFIALLIIIAPLIIIKKLQDETGLAIVFIAFVIVLYREGLSVGFLIFGLLATILFVVALVVTQLTGLLITLAVITYSTLLFIKRTKRNIIFVSLIYLLAAGVVLGTNYVYNHLEPHQKVRIDVLLGRGNVDLKKEGYNVNQAKIAIGSGGLMGKGYLKGTQTKYDFVPEQDTDFIFCTVGEEWGFVGSVIVIFLELFLILRIIFLAERQRSDYSRIYGYGVSAVLFFHLAINIGMTIGLMPVIGIPLPFFSYGGSSLWSFTILLFIFIKLDSNRLLILR; via the coding sequence ATGGCGAGGAATGAAAATAATATATTTTACGGTGTTGATCGACTAACGGTTGTCACCTATGTGTTATTAGTAATGATGGGCTGGTTAAATATTTACGCTGCGGTATTTGATGAAGATCATCAAAGTATTTTTGATACCGGAGAAAAATACGGTAAACAACTAATTTGGATTGCTGGTGCAGCTGTAATTGCCTTTAGTATTTTATTAATAGACGCAAATTTTTACACAGCCTTTGCTTATTTTTTCTACGGGTTTTTAATTCTTGCAAACATTCTTGTGGTATTTTTTGGACGGGAAATAAAGGGAAGTCGCTCTTGGTTTGGTATTGGCGGCTTTGGAGTTCAACCCGCCGAGTTTATGAAATTCGCGGCTAATCTGGCTCTTGCTAAATTTTTAAGTAATCAAAACATCGTTGTTAATATGCAATTTAGGCTGCGGTTAAAAGATCTAATTAAAAACTACAAAAACACATTCATAGCTTTACTTATAATTATAGCACCACTTATTATTATTAAAAAACTGCAGGATGAAACTGGTCTTGCAATTGTTTTTATTGCTTTTGTAATTGTGCTTTATAGAGAAGGATTAAGCGTTGGATTTTTAATTTTTGGTTTACTTGCAACCATACTATTTGTTGTGGCCCTTGTTGTAACGCAGCTAACGGGCCTTCTTATTACACTAGCAGTTATTACCTATTCTACTTTACTTTTTATAAAACGCACAAAAAGAAACATAATATTTGTTTCATTGATTTATCTTTTAGCCGCCGGTGTTGTGCTTGGTACCAATTATGTCTATAACCATCTTGAGCCGCATCAAAAGGTAAGGATTGATGTATTGTTAGGTCGGGGGAATGTCGATCTGAAAAAAGAAGGATATAATGTGAATCAGGCAAAAATTGCGATTGGTAGTGGAGGCTTAATGGGCAAAGGTTATTTGAAGGGAACGCAAACCAAATATGACTTTGTTCCTGAGCAGGACACCGACTTTATTTTTTGCACCGTAGGTGAAGAGTGGGGTTTTGTTGGAAGCGTTATAGTTATTTTTCTGGAGCTTTTTCTTATCCTACGAATCATTTTTCTTGCTGAACGGCAACGCTCAGACTATAGTAGAATATACGGCTATGGAGTTTCGGCGGTGCTGTTCTTTCACTTGGCAATCAATATTGGAATGACAATAGGACTAATGCCGGTGATTGGAATCCCACTTCCGTTTTTCAGTTACGGAGGGTCTTCCTTATGGTCATTTACAATACTCCTGTTTATTTTTATTAAACTTGATTCTAATCGTCTGCTAATATTAAGATAA
- the mreC gene encoding rod shape-determining protein MreC: protein MKNLFAFILKHNFIFVFLFLQVICGWLLVQSSGFQGAHVLNSSNKVVANIYETTANTKEYFSLKQENEKLARENSVLRNFLKANYAVLPMKEFVNNDTLYKQQYSYINAKVVNSSVNKRRNYLTLNVGSEQGITQDMAVMASDGIVGIVTNASQNFSSAMSLLHKDMRVNCQLKKDGSYGPLIWDGLDYRYCLLTDIPTHSKITKGDTVITSELSGIFPEGIMVGTIESYERRRNESYYTAKVKLSADLKKVNHVYVIKNKFKNERDSIEKIAQKQIDD, encoded by the coding sequence ATGAAAAACTTATTTGCCTTTATTTTAAAGCATAATTTCATTTTTGTTTTTCTTTTCCTTCAGGTTATTTGCGGGTGGTTATTAGTTCAAAGCAGTGGATTTCAGGGCGCTCACGTATTAAATTCCTCAAACAAAGTTGTTGCTAATATTTATGAAACAACGGCAAATACAAAAGAGTATTTTTCGTTAAAGCAGGAAAATGAAAAATTGGCACGTGAAAATTCAGTTCTTCGAAATTTTTTAAAAGCAAATTATGCAGTTTTACCAATGAAAGAGTTTGTAAATAATGACACTCTCTACAAACAACAATATTCCTACATAAACGCTAAGGTTGTTAACTCTTCAGTAAACAAGCGCCGTAATTATTTAACCTTAAATGTTGGCTCAGAACAAGGTATAACGCAAGATATGGCCGTGATGGCTTCTGATGGAATTGTAGGCATTGTTACCAACGCTTCACAAAATTTCTCAAGCGCTATGAGTCTTCTACATAAAGATATGCGGGTGAATTGTCAGTTAAAGAAAGATGGTAGCTATGGCCCGCTCATATGGGATGGTTTGGATTATAGATATTGTTTGTTAACCGATATTCCAACACACTCTAAAATAACAAAAGGTGATACAGTTATAACAAGTGAACTTTCTGGTATTTTTCCTGAGGGCATTATGGTAGGAACGATTGAAAGTTACGAGCGCCGTCGCAACGAATCTTATTATACTGCAAAAGTAAAATTAAGCGCCGACCTTAAAAAAGTGAATCATGTATACGTGATTAAAAATAAATTTAAAAACGAACGCGATTCCATTGAAAAAATAGCACAGAAACAAATTGACGACTGA
- a CDS encoding rod shape-determining protein, which produces MALFDFLTQDIAIDLGTANTIIINNDKVVVDEPSIVAMDRTSGRIIAVGRQAQMMHGKTHENIKTIRPLKDGVIADFQAAEEMIKGMIKMINPGNRFFKPSLRMVICIPSGITEVEKRAVRDSAEHAGAKEVYMIHEPMAAAIGMGIDVEEPMGNMIIDIGGGTSEIAVIALGGIVCDKSTRIAGDDFNANIEEYMRRQHNILIGERSAERVKIEVGAAMTEIENPPADYAVQGRDLMSGIPKEVYISYVEIAHCLDKSISKIEEAILNALEMTPPELAADIYRKGIYMAGGGSLLRGLDKRISLKTKLPVHVCEDPLRAVARGTGIALKNVHKFPFLIK; this is translated from the coding sequence ATGGCATTATTCGACTTTTTAACACAAGACATCGCAATTGACTTAGGAACTGCAAACACAATTATCATCAATAACGATAAGGTTGTTGTAGATGAGCCGAGTATAGTAGCGATGGATAGAACCAGTGGTAGAATAATCGCAGTAGGGCGTCAGGCTCAAATGATGCATGGAAAAACCCATGAGAATATTAAAACTATTCGTCCTTTGAAGGATGGAGTAATTGCAGATTTTCAGGCAGCTGAAGAAATGATTAAAGGAATGATCAAGATGATTAATCCCGGAAATCGTTTTTTTAAACCGTCTTTACGAATGGTAATTTGTATTCCTAGTGGTATTACGGAGGTTGAGAAACGTGCGGTTAGAGATAGTGCAGAACATGCCGGAGCAAAAGAGGTGTATATGATTCACGAACCTATGGCCGCGGCAATTGGTATGGGTATTGATGTGGAAGAACCCATGGGAAATATGATTATTGATATTGGTGGTGGTACTTCAGAAATTGCCGTTATTGCCTTAGGAGGGATTGTTTGTGATAAATCTACAAGAATTGCGGGTGATGATTTTAACGCCAACATTGAAGAGTATATGCGCCGTCAACATAACATCTTAATTGGTGAACGTAGCGCCGAGCGTGTGAAAATCGAAGTTGGAGCGGCTATGACGGAAATTGAAAATCCGCCAGCAGATTACGCAGTGCAGGGGCGCGATTTAATGAGTGGTATTCCAAAAGAAGTATACATTAGTTACGTAGAAATTGCGCATTGTTTGGATAAATCCATTTCAAAAATAGAAGAGGCAATTTTAAATGCCTTAGAGATGACACCCCCTGAATTAGCTGCAGATATTTACCGTAAAGGAATTTACATGGCGGGTGGTGGTTCACTGTTAAGAGGTTTAGATAAGCGTATTTCACTTAAAACGAAATTACCGGTACATGTGTGCGAAGATCCTTTACGTGCAGTAGCAAGAGGTACAGGAATCGCACTTAAAAATGTTCATAAATTTCCTTTCCTTATTAAGTAA